A portion of the Manihot esculenta cultivar AM560-2 chromosome 2, M.esculenta_v8, whole genome shotgun sequence genome contains these proteins:
- the LOC110609236 gene encoding protein ALTERED SEED GERMINATION 2 isoform X2 — translation MDSYGFHDGNIYNLLESRYFRARHDINHGLQMHSSLIRRLSQENELEGHQGCVNSIAWNSTGSLLISGSDDTRMNIWSYNGRKLLHSIDTGHSANIFCTKFIPETSDELVVSGAGDAEVRLFNLSRLSGIGPDDNAIAPTAVYQCHTRRVKKLAVEVGNPNVVWSASEDGTLRQHDFREGASCPPAGSSPQECRNVLLDLRCGAKRSLPDPPRQTLALKSCDISASRPHLLLVGGSDAFARLYDRRMLPPLTSCRKRMPPPPCVNYFCPMHLSERGRSGLHLTHVTFSPSGDEVLLSYSGEHVYLMNVNHAGGGAMRYASGDASKLMTFNPILNGLELQPPPSVVYKGSLCFKSNVASVLEKCRKLVQIAEKCLEGSNYYEGIEACNEVLDRYGHDIGPAIRHDCLCTRAGLLLKRKWKNDVHMAIRDCYNARRIDSSSFRALYYMSEALSQLGKYKEALEFAVAAQSVVPSNIEIAELIDNLQKNLAAAEAEKTNKANDGPLRSESHSGRALSLSDILYRSEANSDASQDGPTSEREDSDYDEELELDFETSISGDEGREIEPNTLHGSLNLRIHRRGDSTRETSCVNGSCGSPSSSQNDRKPYQPETVIDMKQRFVGHCNVGTDIKQASFLGQRGEYVASGSDDGRWFIWEKQTGRLIKMLLGDEAVVNCVQCHPFDCVVATSGIDNTIKIWSPTASVPSIVTGGSAGPETSNVLEAMESNQHRLSHNREVILPFELLERFRMHEFTEGTLHPLECAQS, via the exons ATGGATTCTTACGGTTTTCACGACGgcaatatatataatttgctGGAAAGCAGATACTTCCGCGCTCGCCAT GACATCAATCACGGTTTACAAATGCATTCCTCGTTGATAAGGAGGCTCTCCCAGGAAAATGAATTGGAG GGGCATCAGGGTTGCGTCAACTCTATAGCTTGGAATTCTACGGGGTCACTCTTGATTTCTGGATCAGATGACACTCGG ATGAATATATGGAGCTATAATGGTCGAAAGCTATTGCATTCTATAGATACTGGGCATTCTGCAAACATATTCTGTACGAAGTTTATTCCTGAAACTTCGGATGAGCTTGTGGTATCTGGAGCTGGAGATGCAGAA GTTCGATTGTTTAATTTGTCTCGACTAAGTGGGATAGGTCCAGATGATAATGCCATTGCTCCGACAGCTGTGTATCAATGTCACACTAGAAGAGTAAAAAAATTAGCT GTTGAAGTTGGAAATCCCAATGTGGTTTGGAGTGCAAGTGAAGATGGGACACTGAGACAGCATGACTTTCGGGAGGGTGCTTCTTGTCCACCAGCTGGATCTTCACCCCAAGAGTGCCGTAATGTTCTA CTTGACTTGCGTTGCGGGGCAAAGAGGTCATTACCTGATCCCCCTAGACAGACGCTTGCTTTAAAATCTTGTGACATCAGTGCCAGCCGGCCTCATCTGCTCCTAGTTGGTGGGAG TGATGCCTTTGCTCGTCTATATGATAGAAGGATGCTGCCTCCTCTGACTTCCTGTCGGAAAAGGATGCCTCCACCTCCTTGTGTTAACTATTTCTGCCCAATGCATCTTTCTGAACGT GGACGTTCAGGATTGCATCTAACTCACGTGACATTTAGTCCGAGTGGAGATGAGGTTCTACTTAGTTACAGTGGAGAGCATGTATACCTCATGAATGTAAATCATG CTGGAGGGGGTGCTATGCGATATGCTTCAGGTGATGCTTCAAAACTAATGACCTTCAATCCTATTCTCAATGGGCTAGAATTGCAACCACCACCATCTGTTGTCTACAAAGGCAGTCTTTGTTTCAAAAGCAATGTTGCTTCTGTG CTTGAAAAGTGTAGAAAGTTGGTTCAAATTGCTGAAAAATGCTTAGAGGGTTCAAATTATTACGAAGGAATTGAGGCTTGCAATGAAGTGTTGGATCGGTATGGTCATGATATTGGTCCTGCAATCAGGCACGATTGTCTCTGCACGCGTGCAGGGCTGTTGCTTAAG AGGAAGTGGAAAAATGACGTTCACATGGCCATAAGAGATTGCTATAATGCTCGAAGAATAGACAGCTCTTCCTTTAGAGCCCTTTATTATATGTCTGAAGCTTTGTCACAG TTGGGAAAATACAAAGAAGCTCTAGAGTTTGCTGTTGCCGCTCAATCTGTGGTCCCATCCAATATTGAAATTGCAGAATTGATAGATAACTTACAAAAGAATCTTGCTGCAG ctgaagcagaaaaaacTAATAAAGCAAATGATGGGCCTCTGAGGTCTGAATCTCATAGTGGAAGAGCATTGTCACTAAGTGACATACTTTATCGTTCAGAGGCTAACAGTGATGCTTCACAAGATGGTCCTACGTCTGAAAGAGAAGATTCTGACTATGATGAGGAATTGGAATTGGACTTTGAAACGTCAATATCAGGTGATGAAGGACGTGAAATTGAACCCAATACTCTTCACGGAAGTTTAAATTTGAGGATTCATCGAAGAGGTGATTCAACTCGAGAAACAAGTTGTGTAAATGGCTCCTGCGGATCACCTTCATCATCACAAAATGATCGGAAGCCTTATCAG CCGGAGACAGTCATTGATATGAAGCAAAGATTTGTTGGCCACTGTAATGTTGGAACTGACATAAAGCAGGCCAGTTTTCTGGGCCAGAGAG GTGAGTATGTAGCGAGTGGAAGTGATGATGGTAGATGGTTTATTTGGGAAAAGCAAACTGGTAGACTAATAAAAATGCTGCTTGGAGATGAAGCTG TTGTGAATTGTGTGCAGTGCCATCCATTTGATTGTGTTGTGGCTACAAGTGGTATTGACAACACGATAAAG ATTTGGTCTCCAACTGCTTCTGTCCCATCAATCGTAACTGGAGGATCAGCTGGACCAGAAACTTCTAATGTGTTGGAAGCCATGGAAAGCAATCAGCATAGATTAAGCCATAATCGTGAAGTTATCCT CCCCTTTGAACTTCTGGAGCGTTTTCGGATGCATGAATTTACTGAAGGAACTTTGCACCCTCTTGAGTGTGCACAGAGCTAA
- the LOC110609236 gene encoding protein ALTERED SEED GERMINATION 2 isoform X1, with amino-acid sequence MDSYGFHDGNIYNLLESRYFRARHDINHGLQMHSSLIRRLSQENELEGHQGCVNSIAWNSTGSLLISGSDDTRMNIWSYNGRKLLHSIDTGHSANIFCTKFIPETSDELVVSGAGDAEVRLFNLSRLSGIGPDDNAIAPTAVYQCHTRRVKKLAVEVGNPNVVWSASEDGTLRQHDFREGASCPPAGSSPQECRNVLLDLRCGAKRSLPDPPRQTLALKSCDISASRPHLLLVGGSDAFARLYDRRMLPPLTSCRKRMPPPPCVNYFCPMHLSERGRSGLHLTHVTFSPSGDEVLLSYSGEHVYLMNVNHAGGGAMRYASGDASKLMTFNPILNGLELQPPPSVVYKGSLCFKSNVASVLEKCRKLVQIAEKCLEGSNYYEGIEACNEVLDRYGHDIGPAIRHDCLCTRAGLLLKRKWKNDVHMAIRDCYNARRIDSSSFRALYYMSEALSQLGKYKEALEFAVAAQSVVPSNIEIAELIDNLQKNLAAAEAEKTNKANDGPLRSESHSGRALSLSDILYRSEANSDASQDGPTSEREDSDYDEELELDFETSISGDEGREIEPNTLHGSLNLRIHRRGDSTRETSCVNGSCGSPSSSQNDRKPYQPETVIDMKQRFVGHCNVGTDIKQASFLGQRGEYVASGSDDGRWFIWEKQTGRLIKMLLGDEAVVNCVQCHPFDCVVATSGIDNTIKIWSPTASVPSIVTGGSAGPETSNVLEAMESNQHRLSHNREVILCSPFELLERFRMHEFTEGTLHPLECAQS; translated from the exons ATGGATTCTTACGGTTTTCACGACGgcaatatatataatttgctGGAAAGCAGATACTTCCGCGCTCGCCAT GACATCAATCACGGTTTACAAATGCATTCCTCGTTGATAAGGAGGCTCTCCCAGGAAAATGAATTGGAG GGGCATCAGGGTTGCGTCAACTCTATAGCTTGGAATTCTACGGGGTCACTCTTGATTTCTGGATCAGATGACACTCGG ATGAATATATGGAGCTATAATGGTCGAAAGCTATTGCATTCTATAGATACTGGGCATTCTGCAAACATATTCTGTACGAAGTTTATTCCTGAAACTTCGGATGAGCTTGTGGTATCTGGAGCTGGAGATGCAGAA GTTCGATTGTTTAATTTGTCTCGACTAAGTGGGATAGGTCCAGATGATAATGCCATTGCTCCGACAGCTGTGTATCAATGTCACACTAGAAGAGTAAAAAAATTAGCT GTTGAAGTTGGAAATCCCAATGTGGTTTGGAGTGCAAGTGAAGATGGGACACTGAGACAGCATGACTTTCGGGAGGGTGCTTCTTGTCCACCAGCTGGATCTTCACCCCAAGAGTGCCGTAATGTTCTA CTTGACTTGCGTTGCGGGGCAAAGAGGTCATTACCTGATCCCCCTAGACAGACGCTTGCTTTAAAATCTTGTGACATCAGTGCCAGCCGGCCTCATCTGCTCCTAGTTGGTGGGAG TGATGCCTTTGCTCGTCTATATGATAGAAGGATGCTGCCTCCTCTGACTTCCTGTCGGAAAAGGATGCCTCCACCTCCTTGTGTTAACTATTTCTGCCCAATGCATCTTTCTGAACGT GGACGTTCAGGATTGCATCTAACTCACGTGACATTTAGTCCGAGTGGAGATGAGGTTCTACTTAGTTACAGTGGAGAGCATGTATACCTCATGAATGTAAATCATG CTGGAGGGGGTGCTATGCGATATGCTTCAGGTGATGCTTCAAAACTAATGACCTTCAATCCTATTCTCAATGGGCTAGAATTGCAACCACCACCATCTGTTGTCTACAAAGGCAGTCTTTGTTTCAAAAGCAATGTTGCTTCTGTG CTTGAAAAGTGTAGAAAGTTGGTTCAAATTGCTGAAAAATGCTTAGAGGGTTCAAATTATTACGAAGGAATTGAGGCTTGCAATGAAGTGTTGGATCGGTATGGTCATGATATTGGTCCTGCAATCAGGCACGATTGTCTCTGCACGCGTGCAGGGCTGTTGCTTAAG AGGAAGTGGAAAAATGACGTTCACATGGCCATAAGAGATTGCTATAATGCTCGAAGAATAGACAGCTCTTCCTTTAGAGCCCTTTATTATATGTCTGAAGCTTTGTCACAG TTGGGAAAATACAAAGAAGCTCTAGAGTTTGCTGTTGCCGCTCAATCTGTGGTCCCATCCAATATTGAAATTGCAGAATTGATAGATAACTTACAAAAGAATCTTGCTGCAG ctgaagcagaaaaaacTAATAAAGCAAATGATGGGCCTCTGAGGTCTGAATCTCATAGTGGAAGAGCATTGTCACTAAGTGACATACTTTATCGTTCAGAGGCTAACAGTGATGCTTCACAAGATGGTCCTACGTCTGAAAGAGAAGATTCTGACTATGATGAGGAATTGGAATTGGACTTTGAAACGTCAATATCAGGTGATGAAGGACGTGAAATTGAACCCAATACTCTTCACGGAAGTTTAAATTTGAGGATTCATCGAAGAGGTGATTCAACTCGAGAAACAAGTTGTGTAAATGGCTCCTGCGGATCACCTTCATCATCACAAAATGATCGGAAGCCTTATCAG CCGGAGACAGTCATTGATATGAAGCAAAGATTTGTTGGCCACTGTAATGTTGGAACTGACATAAAGCAGGCCAGTTTTCTGGGCCAGAGAG GTGAGTATGTAGCGAGTGGAAGTGATGATGGTAGATGGTTTATTTGGGAAAAGCAAACTGGTAGACTAATAAAAATGCTGCTTGGAGATGAAGCTG TTGTGAATTGTGTGCAGTGCCATCCATTTGATTGTGTTGTGGCTACAAGTGGTATTGACAACACGATAAAG ATTTGGTCTCCAACTGCTTCTGTCCCATCAATCGTAACTGGAGGATCAGCTGGACCAGAAACTTCTAATGTGTTGGAAGCCATGGAAAGCAATCAGCATAGATTAAGCCATAATCGTGAAGTTATCCT TTGCAGCCCCTTTGAACTTCTGGAGCGTTTTCGGATGCATGAATTTACTGAAGGAACTTTGCACCCTCTTGAGTGTGCACAGAGCTAA
- the LOC110608967 gene encoding transcription factor bHLH145, producing the protein MGENWGSCFPQQQLDWQSPNLNYFGARFNLGQQYTTSSFVNSGTDMVSIKGTLPLYPSSELSHSHVGQANEPHSWFYCLPCFPQAFTPALNSGLKEKLVTAPCDNHKETITSKVEPGCNQKRFLVFDQSGDQTTLIFSSGIGAPVQSFTSWALNPAAAYNLKREDPGTKENMNIHLGAIAAGHFAEKNGTEVQSEMHEDTEELNALLYSDDGSYSTEDDEVTSTGHSPSTMTAQNNQDWFEGSIEEVASSDGANKKRKLFGDYSLSPALMDTASSMKPMRSCKNEDDAESRCEDGLNWTLGEIDSEPTNKRLRKERIRETVSILQNIIPCGKGKDAIMVLDEAINYLRSLKLKAKALGLDAP; encoded by the coding sequence ATGGGTGAGAACTGGGGATCCTGTTTTCCTCAGCAACAATTGGATTGGCAATCACCCAATTTGAATTATTTTGGTGCCCGATTTAACTTGGGGCAGCAGTATACAACCTCTTCATTCGTGAACTCTGGTACTGACATGGTTTCTATAAAGGGGACTCTACCTTTATATCCATCCTCTGAGCTATCTCACTCACATGTTGGTCAAGCAAATGAGCCTCACAGTTGGTTTTACTGTTTGCCTTGTTTCCCACAGGCTTTCACGCCTGCTTTAAACTCTGGTCTCAAAGAGAAACTTGTTACTGCCCCTTGTGACAATCATAAGGAGACCATCACATCCAAGGTAGAACCTGGGTGTAATCAGAAGAGATTCCTTGTTTTTGATCAGTCCGGTGATCAGACTACTCTGATCTTTAGTTCTGGTATTGGGGCTCCTGTCCAGTCCTTTACTTCTTGGGCTCTGAATCCAGCTGCAGCATATAATTTGAAGAGGGAAGATCCTGGAACTAAAGAAAATATGAATATTCATTTAGGGGCTATTGCAGCTGGCCACTTTGCAGAAAAAAATGGTACTGAAGTGCAAAGTGAGATGCATGAGGACACTGAAGAACTGAATGCCTTACTGTACTCAGATGATGGTAGTTATTCCACCGAGGATGATGAAGTTACCAGTACAGGTCATTCACCTAGTACAATGACAGCTCAAAATAATCAAGATTGGTTTGAAGGAAGCATTGAAGAGGTTGCCAGTTCCGATGGTGCAAATAAAAAGCGAAAATTGTTTGGAGACTACAGTCTTTCACCTGCACTAATGGACACTGCTAGTTCTATGAAACCCATGAGAAGTTGTAAGAATGAGGATGATGCTGAATCTAGGTGCGAAGATGGCTTGAATTGGACATTGGGTGAGATTGATTCAGAACCAACCAACAAGAGgctaagaaaagaaagaatacGAGAAACTGTGAGCATTCTGCAGAACATAATCCCGTGTGGAAAGGGCAAGGATGCAATTATGGTTCTTGATGAAGCTATTAATTACTTGAGATCCTTGAAGCTCAAAGCAAAAGCTTTAGGACTTGATGCTCCATGA
- the LOC110608507 gene encoding uncharacterized protein LOC110608507 codes for MTTPPKGAIASAHPSPECCMCGDCGLSYELFQCKICQFRSQHRYCSNLYPKAESYQVCNWCLSHETKEKSQTSSNSSSSNKNTSEDDSIKNTQDKNKAGLKSQRGSLQLQINSPIKKQRSPERSPVTRRRLISNAKLEEKLIRRTKSEEISNNIGITKQVFRNKVRRYKLLDEVSS; via the exons ATGACCACACCACCCAAAGGAGCCATTGCATCAGCACATCCAAGCCCTGAATGTTGCATGTGTGGAGATTGTGGCCTTTCTTATGAGCTTTTTCAGTGCAAGATTTGTCAATTCAGATCTCAGCACAG ATACTGCAGTAATCTTTATCCCAAAGCTGAGTCCTACCAAGTCTGTAACTGGTGTCTCAGCCATGAAACCAAAGAAAAATCACAGACTTCTTCCAATTCATCATCATCAAACAAAAATACCAGCGAGGATGACAGCATCAAGAACACCCAGGACAAGAACAAAGCAGGTTTAAAGAGCCAAAGAGGTAGTCTTCAGCTGCAAATAAATAGCCCCATCAAGAAACAGAGGTCGCCAGAGAGATCACCGGTGACCAGAAGGAGACTCATCTCAAATGCTAAATTAGAAGAAAAGCTTATTAGAAGGACAAAATCAGAAGAGATATCAAACAACATTGGGATCACAAAGCAAGTTTTTAGAAATAAGGTGAGAAGGTATAAACTTCTGGATGAGGTTTCAAGCTGA